From one Humulus lupulus chromosome 8, drHumLupu1.1, whole genome shotgun sequence genomic stretch:
- the LOC133795732 gene encoding uncharacterized protein LOC133795732 produces MNGDENTAIFHASLKARRIQNRIYSIHTEQGTWVDTVDGVQRAFLDYYQNLLGTQLQSRRKVSPAIVDLGPGISEAHSRLLVESFTAQEVKEALFSIPGKLLKEINATTITLIPKIKCPGKVSDFRPISCCNVLYKIASKMICARLRRVLPDLIAENQGGFVHGRYIAHNIMICQDLVQHYGRKNCKPSCLIKVDLQKAYDTIEWDFIEEMLAAFKFPKKLIQLIMICVRTPKFSLMLNGSLCGFFVAKRGLRQGDPNVSIIVCVRGLKLFSGTFGLVPNQNKSAIYCSGMIEAEVNRILEASGFARSQLPFRYLGIPICSKRISSVECGLILEKMMH; encoded by the exons ATGAATGGGGATGAAAACACTGCTATTTTTCATGCCTCATTGAAAGCTAGAAGGATTCAAAATCGCATTTACTCTATACACACTGAACAAGGCACCTGGGTGGATACAGTAGATGGTGTACAAAGAGCATTTTTAGACTATTATCAGAATTTATTGGGGACTCAATTGCAAAGTAGGAGGAAGGTATCACCGGCTATTGTTGATTTAGGTCCTGGAATTTCTGAGGCGCATTCTAGGCTGCTGGTAGAATCTTTTACAGCTCAGGAAGTTAAAGAGGCATTATTCTCCATTCCAG GGAAACTACTTAAAGAGATTAATGCTACAACCATCACACTCATTCCAAAAATCAAATGCCCGGGCAAAGTGAGTGATTTCCGGCCAATCTCCTGTTGTAATGTGCTTTATAAAATTGCATCTAAAATGATATGTGCAAGGTTGAGAAGGGTACTTCCGGATTTGATTGCAGAAAACCAAGGAGGATTTGTTCATGGGAGGTACATAGCCCACAATATCATGATTTGTCAAGATTTAGTTCAGCATTATGGAAGGAAAAACTGTAAGCCAAGCTGTTTGATTAAAGTTGATTTGCAGAAGGCATATGACACAATAGAGTGGGATTTCATAGAGGAAATGCTTGCTGCTTTTAAGTTTCCGAAGAAGCTTATCCAGCTAATCATGATTTGTGTTCGAACACCTAAATTTTCCTTAATGCTCAATGGCTCTTTATGTGGTTTTTTTGTAGCAAAAAGGGGATTAAGGCAAGGAGATCCAAATGTCTCCATTATTGTTTGTGTTAG AGGGCTCAAACTGTTTTCGGGGACATTTGgtttggtaccaaatcaaaacaAGTCTGCAATATACTGTAGTGGTATGATAGAGGCTGAGGTTAATAGAATCCTAGAAGCTTCAGGTTTTGCTAGAAGCCAATTACCATTCAGATATCTTGGTATTCCAATTTGTTCTAAGAGAATTTCTTCGGTGGAATGTGGACTTATTTTAGAAAAAATGATGCATTGA